A window of Spirochaetota bacterium contains these coding sequences:
- a CDS encoding TAXI family TRAP transporter solute-binding subunit, with amino-acid sequence MKIKSIILIFLVLLFTLISVAQEKVFLNIGTGGTAGTYYPLGGAIAEILNTKVPNVNATAVSTGGSVANINMLKENSVQMAFVQNDVAYYAYNGIELFQDKKFTGMKALCSLYPETIQIVTLTNKGIKTIYDLKGKKVAVGAAGSGVEVNARQILLSAGITYKDISVQYLSFADAANGLRDGTIDVAFLTAGLPTAAVRDIASQRDIMLIPIPDNIVKDLTSKYPFYIKSIIPKDTYPKITSDIQTLAVLAMLVVRDDMKDDLVFSIVKAIFENLQKLEAAHQMGKFIKKENALFGISIPLHPGAEKYFKGK; translated from the coding sequence ATGAAAATAAAATCCATAATTTTAATCTTTTTAGTTTTATTATTTACATTAATTTCAGTTGCTCAAGAAAAAGTATTTTTAAATATAGGTACAGGTGGAACAGCTGGGACATATTATCCTTTGGGTGGTGCAATTGCTGAAATTTTAAATACAAAAGTTCCAAATGTTAATGCAACAGCTGTTTCTACAGGTGGTTCAGTTGCAAATATTAATATGTTAAAAGAAAATTCTGTTCAAATGGCATTTGTTCAGAATGATGTTGCATATTATGCCTATAATGGAATAGAGTTGTTTCAGGATAAAAAATTTACAGGAATGAAAGCTTTATGTTCTTTATATCCTGAAACTATTCAAATTGTTACTTTAACAAATAAAGGTATTAAAACAATATACGATTTAAAAGGTAAGAAGGTTGCAGTTGGTGCAGCTGGTAGTGGTGTTGAAGTAAATGCAAGGCAGATTTTGTTGTCAGCAGGCATTACATATAAAGATATCTCTGTACAATATTTATCATTTGCTGATGCAGCAAATGGATTAAGAGATGGTACAATTGATGTGGCTTTTTTGACAGCTGGACTTCCAACTGCTGCTGTTAGAGATATAGCTTCTCAAAGAGATATAATGCTAATACCTATACCAGATAATATAGTTAAAGATTTGACTTCTAAATATCCATTTTATATTAAATCAATAATACCAAAAGATACTTATCCTAAAATTACTTCTGATATTCAAACTTTAGCTGTATTAGCAATGCTTGTAGTAAGAGATGATATGAAAGATGATCTTGTTTTTTCTATTGTAAAAGCAATTTTTGAAAATTTACAAAAACTGGAAGCAGCTCATCAAATGGGTAAATTTATAAAAAAGGAAAATGCTCTTTTTGGTATATCAATTCCTTTACACCCAGGAGCAGAAAAGTATTTTAAGGGTAAATAG
- a CDS encoding methyl-accepting chemotaxis protein — MLMNTIKGKIMVSFLFLSIFILFILSLLIISFTRRNIEPYINELGVEITKKGATAIENLISGLISEIKVITTLEDVKNGNIIKDGVTLDFFSGSISLVNKTLDNIKNNLNPLFEILFYTDENGNFITTTGSMGSEKEREFFTEIMINNKEYFVSDPLISKSTGKEVFIISHKVVDNQNKTNGIISVNVTLEKFTEIVNSIKMGKSGYGWAISSDGTIFAHKNKNFIMQKNIIDLEKEGYKGYKKFYEIISKNDSGLFKIVRPDKVSEILIFKKIAYTKGWVIGISIEERELKAPLYNLIKIIVLMLFFSIFFIFIISSILGNFITKNIIKIDKFFIKLSKGEGDLTNKIKIKTNDEIGSLASNFNLFIDKLRNIVSLIKDSLNKLKLTGEVLAANMIETSTAIHEISLNTSNIKNIADNQKEVFDNSSELILKMVKNIEELNTLIENQSIALEKSSSSIEQMVRNIESTTNILEKNSISVSNLLKASEDGKKGMDNLNNVTNEIIKSSEGLFDASDSIQKIADQINLLAMNASIEAAHAGEAGRGFSVVADEVSKLAESSLQQGKDISQKLVNIKNMIDKISISVREAITLFDKVFELSKIVAQQEDIIKSAMVEQNIGSSQILQAIKEISNITSKIKNFSSSMVDLNNSIKENTEKLTKITEEVDSSINEMNIGLDSVNKSITNIEKICVENKQNIEKVEENVKKFKTE, encoded by the coding sequence ATGTTAATGAATACAATAAAAGGAAAAATCATGGTTTCATTTCTTTTTCTTTCTATATTCATTCTATTTATACTTTCTTTACTAATAATTTCATTTACAAGGAGAAATATAGAACCATATATAAATGAACTTGGTGTAGAAATAACTAAAAAAGGAGCAACTGCTATAGAAAATCTAATCTCAGGATTAATTTCTGAAATAAAAGTTATAACAACTTTGGAAGATGTTAAAAATGGAAATATCATAAAAGATGGTGTAACTTTAGATTTTTTTTCTGGATCTATATCACTAGTTAATAAAACATTAGATAATATTAAAAATAATCTCAATCCCCTCTTTGAAATTCTTTTTTATACTGATGAAAATGGAAATTTTATTACAACAACTGGTTCAATGGGAAGTGAAAAAGAAAGAGAGTTTTTTACTGAAATAATGATCAATAATAAAGAATACTTTGTAAGTGATCCACTTATTTCTAAATCAACAGGAAAAGAGGTTTTTATTATATCTCATAAAGTTGTTGATAATCAAAATAAGACTAATGGAATAATAAGTGTAAATGTCACACTTGAAAAATTTACTGAAATAGTAAATAGTATTAAAATGGGAAAATCTGGTTATGGATGGGCTATTAGTTCTGATGGAACTATATTTGCTCATAAAAATAAGAATTTTATAATGCAAAAAAATATAATAGATCTTGAAAAAGAAGGATATAAAGGATACAAAAAATTCTATGAAATCATTTCTAAAAATGATTCAGGTCTTTTCAAAATTGTTAGGCCTGATAAAGTTTCAGAAATATTGATATTTAAAAAAATTGCTTACACTAAAGGTTGGGTTATTGGAATTTCAATAGAAGAAAGAGAACTCAAAGCACCTTTATATAATCTAATTAAAATAATTGTTTTAATGCTCTTTTTTTCTATTTTTTTTATCTTTATAATTTCATCTATACTCGGTAATTTTATAACAAAAAATATTATCAAAATAGATAAGTTCTTTATTAAATTGTCAAAAGGTGAAGGGGATCTTACGAATAAAATAAAAATAAAAACAAATGATGAAATTGGTTCACTTGCATCAAATTTTAATCTATTTATTGATAAATTAAGAAATATCGTTTCTCTTATAAAAGACTCTCTTAATAAATTAAAATTAACAGGAGAAGTATTAGCAGCAAATATGATTGAAACATCTACTGCAATTCATGAAATAAGTTTAAATACTTCAAATATTAAAAATATTGCTGACAATCAAAAAGAAGTATTCGATAATTCATCTGAACTTATATTAAAAATGGTAAAAAATATCGAAGAATTAAATACTCTAATAGAAAATCAATCAATTGCTCTTGAAAAGTCGTCCTCTTCGATAGAACAAATGGTTAGAAATATTGAATCAACAACAAATATATTAGAAAAAAATTCCATATCAGTTTCAAACTTACTAAAAGCTTCGGAGGATGGTAAAAAAGGAATGGATAATCTAAACAATGTAACAAATGAAATAATAAAAAGTTCAGAAGGATTATTTGATGCTTCCGATTCAATACAAAAAATTGCTGACCAAATAAACCTTCTTGCTATGAATGCATCTATAGAAGCAGCTCATGCAGGAGAAGCCGGTAGAGGTTTCTCAGTTGTTGCCGATGAAGTTAGTAAACTTGCAGAAAGTTCTCTACAGCAAGGAAAAGACATATCTCAAAAACTAGTAAATATAAAAAATATGATAGACAAGATATCTATTTCAGTTAGAGAAGCTATAACTCTATTCGATAAAGTGTTTGAACTATCAAAAATAGTTGCGCAGCAAGAAGATATTATAAAAAGTGCTATGGTCGAACAAAATATTGGCTCATCACAAATTTTACAAGCCATTAAAGAAATAAGTAATATAACTTCAAAAATTAAAAATTTCTCCTCCTCAATGGTTGATTTAAATAATTCTATTAAAGAAAATACTGAAAAGCTAACCAAAATTACAGAAGAGGTTGATTCATCAATAAATGAAATGAATATTGGTCTTGATTCAGTCAATAAATCAATAACAAATATTGAAAAAATATGTGTTGAAAATAAACAAAATATTGAAAAGGTTGAAGAAAATGTTAAAAAATTCAAGACTGAATAA